One window of Manihot esculenta cultivar AM560-2 chromosome 17, M.esculenta_v8, whole genome shotgun sequence genomic DNA carries:
- the LOC110605350 gene encoding phospho-N-acetylmuramoyl-pentapeptide-transferase homolog isoform X4 — MRSLYHHHHLSFSVFFRYRKRLSSSTANLFHGFKLNISDVGKCEYRLQNRIARVRAFDEDLSDISLIDDWGLDEGTAAYLISSSDGEDSDGDFVLNPVSDVDLPSSSGSTNDALTVTAHRFALIGKGHKKHRIRAGILNNLGLIVFLLLLLLFVDWCAWKIVRLPLSPFYLSQPFFISTALVSIAGYLFVPFLNALKIRRNVRKKAPVRHFKKRATPTMGGLFVIPIGVGVAKFTAGFSSIEVSGATVATLAFASIGLLDDILSFAKNNNHGLSSQIKLFLEVAVGTLFAFWLDTASISSPYSMKFLIPLPAPLGLVCLGKCYLLLTSFCFVSMGSGVDLTDGLDGLAGGTAAVAFVAMSIAVLPICSGVASNTVLSVVTCYFWSINGWRLCWLSVAQPIQSIYIYGRYRIPGIGWRISCNGCLYWNVLSIIYFIRILCPGNIICYYAGSILQGNQVVEGIWAPLVSDGTFSSSPRIMWV; from the exons ATGCGATctctgtatcatcatcatcatctctcTTTTTCCGTCTTCTTTCGATATCGGAAGCGCTTATCTTCTTCTACTGCTAATCTGTTTCACGGTTTCAAG TTAAATATATCAGATGTTGGAAAGTGTGAGTATCGATTACAAAATAGGATTGCTCGAGTTAGAGCCTTTGATGAG GATTTATCTGACATATCGCTAATTGATGACTGGGGCCtcgatgagggtactgctgcgTACTTGATATCATCCAGCGATGGGGAAGATAGTGATGGCGATTTTGTCTTAAACCCAGTTTCTGATGTTGATTTGCCTTCTTCTAGTGGATCAACAAATGATGCACTCACAGTTACAGCTCACAGATTCGCTTTGATTGGAAAGGGGCACAAAAAGCATAG GATAAGAGCTGGGATTCTAAATAATCTGGGATTGATTGTCTTCCTGTTGTTGCTGCTTTTATTTGTGGATTGGTGTGCATGGAAAATTGTCAGACTACCCCTTTCTCCATTTTATTTGTCCCAACCATTTTTTATATCAACAGCTTTAGTTTCCATTGCGGGTTATCTTTTTGTTCCATTTCTCAATGCACTGAAGATTCGTCGGAATGTAAGGAAAAAAGCACCAGTTAGGCACTTCAAGAAAAGGGCAACTCCAACAATGGGTGGTTTATTTGTTATACCAATTGGCGTAGGTGTTGCAAAATTCACAGCTGGTTTTTCTTCCATTGAAGTTTCTGGAGCAACAGTAGCAACACTAGCATTTGCATCCATTGGTCTGCTAGATGACATTTTAAGCTTTGCTAAGAATAATAACCATGGTCTATCTTCACAGATAAAATTATTCTTGGAG GTAGCTGTTGGGACCTTGTTTGCTTTTTGGTTGGACACTGCAAGTATATCATCACCCTACAGCAT GAAATTTTTGATTCCTTTGCCTGCACCACTGGGTCTTGTGTGCCTTGGGAAATGTTACTTATTGTTGACTTCATTTTGTTTTGTTTCCATGGGAAGTGGAGTCGACTTAACAGATGGGCTTGATGGGCTAGCTGGTGGGACTGCTGCAGTGGCTTTTGTAGCAATGTCGATTGCAGTGCTACCAATATGTTCAG GAGTGGCAAGTAATACTGTCCTTTCAGTTGT AACTTGCTATTTTTGGAGCATCAATGGCTGGCGCCTGTGTTGGCTTTCTGTTGCACAACCGATACAGAGCATCTATATTTATGGGAGATACAGGATCCCTGGCATTGGGTGGAGGATTAGCTGCAATGGCTGCTTGTACTGGAATGTTCTTTCCATTATTTATTTCATCAGGATTCTTTGTCCTGGAAACATCATCTGTTATTATGCAG GTAGCATACTTCAAGGCAACCAGGTGGTTGAGGGGATCTGGGCGCCGCTTGTTTCGGATGGCACCTTTTCATCATCACCTAGAATTATGTGGGTTTGA
- the LOC110605350 gene encoding phospho-N-acetylmuramoyl-pentapeptide-transferase homolog isoform X1: MRSLYHHHHLSFSVFFRYRKRLSSSTANLFHGFKLNISDVGKCEYRLQNRIARVRAFDEDLSDISLIDDWGLDEGTAAYLISSSDGEDSDGDFVLNPVSDVDLPSSSGSTNDALTVTAHRFALIGKGHKKHRIRAGILNNLGLIVFLLLLLLFVDWCAWKIVRLPLSPFYLSQPFFISTALVSIAGYLFVPFLNALKIRRNVRKKAPVRHFKKRATPTMGGLFVIPIGVGVAKFTAGFSSIEVSGATVATLAFASIGLLDDILSFAKNNNHGLSSQIKLFLEVAVGTLFAFWLDTASISSPYSMKFLIPLPAPLGLVCLGKCYLLLTSFCFVSMGSGVDLTDGLDGLAGGTAAVAFVAMSIAVLPICSAELAIFGASMAGACVGFLLHNRYRASIFMGDTGSLALGGGLAAMAACTGMFFPLFISSGFFVLETSSVIMQVAYFKATRWLRGSGRRLFRMAPFHHHLELCGFEEPTIVAGAYFLSCLLALVAGYVGLISV; this comes from the exons ATGCGATctctgtatcatcatcatcatctctcTTTTTCCGTCTTCTTTCGATATCGGAAGCGCTTATCTTCTTCTACTGCTAATCTGTTTCACGGTTTCAAG TTAAATATATCAGATGTTGGAAAGTGTGAGTATCGATTACAAAATAGGATTGCTCGAGTTAGAGCCTTTGATGAG GATTTATCTGACATATCGCTAATTGATGACTGGGGCCtcgatgagggtactgctgcgTACTTGATATCATCCAGCGATGGGGAAGATAGTGATGGCGATTTTGTCTTAAACCCAGTTTCTGATGTTGATTTGCCTTCTTCTAGTGGATCAACAAATGATGCACTCACAGTTACAGCTCACAGATTCGCTTTGATTGGAAAGGGGCACAAAAAGCATAG GATAAGAGCTGGGATTCTAAATAATCTGGGATTGATTGTCTTCCTGTTGTTGCTGCTTTTATTTGTGGATTGGTGTGCATGGAAAATTGTCAGACTACCCCTTTCTCCATTTTATTTGTCCCAACCATTTTTTATATCAACAGCTTTAGTTTCCATTGCGGGTTATCTTTTTGTTCCATTTCTCAATGCACTGAAGATTCGTCGGAATGTAAGGAAAAAAGCACCAGTTAGGCACTTCAAGAAAAGGGCAACTCCAACAATGGGTGGTTTATTTGTTATACCAATTGGCGTAGGTGTTGCAAAATTCACAGCTGGTTTTTCTTCCATTGAAGTTTCTGGAGCAACAGTAGCAACACTAGCATTTGCATCCATTGGTCTGCTAGATGACATTTTAAGCTTTGCTAAGAATAATAACCATGGTCTATCTTCACAGATAAAATTATTCTTGGAG GTAGCTGTTGGGACCTTGTTTGCTTTTTGGTTGGACACTGCAAGTATATCATCACCCTACAGCAT GAAATTTTTGATTCCTTTGCCTGCACCACTGGGTCTTGTGTGCCTTGGGAAATGTTACTTATTGTTGACTTCATTTTGTTTTGTTTCCATGGGAAGTGGAGTCGACTTAACAGATGGGCTTGATGGGCTAGCTGGTGGGACTGCTGCAGTGGCTTTTGTAGCAATGTCGATTGCAGTGCTACCAATATGTTCAG CAGAACTTGCTATTTTTGGAGCATCAATGGCTGGCGCCTGTGTTGGCTTTCTGTTGCACAACCGATACAGAGCATCTATATTTATGGGAGATACAGGATCCCTGGCATTGGGTGGAGGATTAGCTGCAATGGCTGCTTGTACTGGAATGTTCTTTCCATTATTTATTTCATCAGGATTCTTTGTCCTGGAAACATCATCTGTTATTATGCAG GTAGCATACTTCAAGGCAACCAGGTGGTTGAGGGGATCTGGGCGCCGCTTGTTTCGGATGGCACCTTTTCATCATCACCTAGAATTATGTGGGTTTGAAGAGCCAACCATTGTTGCTGGTGCATACTTTTTGTCGTGCCTGTTGGCTTTAGTTGCTGGGTATGTCGGTTTGATATCGGTTTAG
- the LOC110605350 gene encoding phospho-N-acetylmuramoyl-pentapeptide-transferase homolog isoform X3 — MRSLYHHHHLSFSVFFRYRKRLSSSTANLFHGFKLNISDVGKCEYRLQNRIARVRAFDEDLSDISLIDDWGLDEGTAAYLISSSDGEDSDGDFVLNPVSDVDLPSSSGSTNDALTVTAHRFALIGKGHKKHRIRAGILNNLGLIVFLLLLLLFVDWCAWKIVRLPLSPFYLSQPFFISTALVSIAGYLFVPFLNALKIRRNVRKKAPVRHFKKRATPTMGGLFVIPIGVGVAKFTAGFSSIEVSGATVATLAFASIGLLDDILSFAKNNNHGLSSQIKLFLEVAVGTLFAFWLDTASISSPYSMKFLIPLPAPLGLVCLGKCYLLLTSFCFVSMGSGVDLTDGLDGLAGGTAAVAFVAMSIAVLPICSGVASNTVLSVVRTCYFWSINGWRLCWLSVAQPIQSIYIYGRYRIPGIGWRISCNGCLYWNVLSIIYFIRILCPGNIICYYAGSILQGNQVVEGIWAPLVSDGTFSSSPRIMWV, encoded by the exons ATGCGATctctgtatcatcatcatcatctctcTTTTTCCGTCTTCTTTCGATATCGGAAGCGCTTATCTTCTTCTACTGCTAATCTGTTTCACGGTTTCAAG TTAAATATATCAGATGTTGGAAAGTGTGAGTATCGATTACAAAATAGGATTGCTCGAGTTAGAGCCTTTGATGAG GATTTATCTGACATATCGCTAATTGATGACTGGGGCCtcgatgagggtactgctgcgTACTTGATATCATCCAGCGATGGGGAAGATAGTGATGGCGATTTTGTCTTAAACCCAGTTTCTGATGTTGATTTGCCTTCTTCTAGTGGATCAACAAATGATGCACTCACAGTTACAGCTCACAGATTCGCTTTGATTGGAAAGGGGCACAAAAAGCATAG GATAAGAGCTGGGATTCTAAATAATCTGGGATTGATTGTCTTCCTGTTGTTGCTGCTTTTATTTGTGGATTGGTGTGCATGGAAAATTGTCAGACTACCCCTTTCTCCATTTTATTTGTCCCAACCATTTTTTATATCAACAGCTTTAGTTTCCATTGCGGGTTATCTTTTTGTTCCATTTCTCAATGCACTGAAGATTCGTCGGAATGTAAGGAAAAAAGCACCAGTTAGGCACTTCAAGAAAAGGGCAACTCCAACAATGGGTGGTTTATTTGTTATACCAATTGGCGTAGGTGTTGCAAAATTCACAGCTGGTTTTTCTTCCATTGAAGTTTCTGGAGCAACAGTAGCAACACTAGCATTTGCATCCATTGGTCTGCTAGATGACATTTTAAGCTTTGCTAAGAATAATAACCATGGTCTATCTTCACAGATAAAATTATTCTTGGAG GTAGCTGTTGGGACCTTGTTTGCTTTTTGGTTGGACACTGCAAGTATATCATCACCCTACAGCAT GAAATTTTTGATTCCTTTGCCTGCACCACTGGGTCTTGTGTGCCTTGGGAAATGTTACTTATTGTTGACTTCATTTTGTTTTGTTTCCATGGGAAGTGGAGTCGACTTAACAGATGGGCTTGATGGGCTAGCTGGTGGGACTGCTGCAGTGGCTTTTGTAGCAATGTCGATTGCAGTGCTACCAATATGTTCAG GAGTGGCAAGTAATACTGTCCTTTCAGTTGT CAGAACTTGCTATTTTTGGAGCATCAATGGCTGGCGCCTGTGTTGGCTTTCTGTTGCACAACCGATACAGAGCATCTATATTTATGGGAGATACAGGATCCCTGGCATTGGGTGGAGGATTAGCTGCAATGGCTGCTTGTACTGGAATGTTCTTTCCATTATTTATTTCATCAGGATTCTTTGTCCTGGAAACATCATCTGTTATTATGCAG GTAGCATACTTCAAGGCAACCAGGTGGTTGAGGGGATCTGGGCGCCGCTTGTTTCGGATGGCACCTTTTCATCATCACCTAGAATTATGTGGGTTTGA
- the LOC110605350 gene encoding phospho-N-acetylmuramoyl-pentapeptide-transferase homolog isoform X2 — protein sequence MRSLYHHHHLSFSVFFRYRKRLSSSTANLFHGFKLNISDVGKCEYRLQNRIARVRAFDEDLSDISLIDDWGLDEGTAAYLISSSDGEDSDGDFVLNPVSDVDLPSSSGSTNDALTVTAHRFALIGKGHKKHRIRAGILNNLGLIVFLLLLLLFVDWCAWKIVRLPLSPFYLSQPFFISTALVSIAGYLFVPFLNALKIRRNVRKKAPVRHFKKRATPTMGGLFVIPIGVGVAKFTAGFSSIEVSGATVATLAFASIGLLDDILSFAKNNNHGLSSQIKLFLEVAVGTLFAFWLDTASISSPYSMKFLIPLPAPLGLVCLGKCYLLLTSFCFVSMGSGVDLTDGLDGLAGGTAAVAFVAMSIAVLPICSELAIFGASMAGACVGFLLHNRYRASIFMGDTGSLALGGGLAAMAACTGMFFPLFISSGFFVLETSSVIMQVAYFKATRWLRGSGRRLFRMAPFHHHLELCGFEEPTIVAGAYFLSCLLALVAGYVGLISV from the exons ATGCGATctctgtatcatcatcatcatctctcTTTTTCCGTCTTCTTTCGATATCGGAAGCGCTTATCTTCTTCTACTGCTAATCTGTTTCACGGTTTCAAG TTAAATATATCAGATGTTGGAAAGTGTGAGTATCGATTACAAAATAGGATTGCTCGAGTTAGAGCCTTTGATGAG GATTTATCTGACATATCGCTAATTGATGACTGGGGCCtcgatgagggtactgctgcgTACTTGATATCATCCAGCGATGGGGAAGATAGTGATGGCGATTTTGTCTTAAACCCAGTTTCTGATGTTGATTTGCCTTCTTCTAGTGGATCAACAAATGATGCACTCACAGTTACAGCTCACAGATTCGCTTTGATTGGAAAGGGGCACAAAAAGCATAG GATAAGAGCTGGGATTCTAAATAATCTGGGATTGATTGTCTTCCTGTTGTTGCTGCTTTTATTTGTGGATTGGTGTGCATGGAAAATTGTCAGACTACCCCTTTCTCCATTTTATTTGTCCCAACCATTTTTTATATCAACAGCTTTAGTTTCCATTGCGGGTTATCTTTTTGTTCCATTTCTCAATGCACTGAAGATTCGTCGGAATGTAAGGAAAAAAGCACCAGTTAGGCACTTCAAGAAAAGGGCAACTCCAACAATGGGTGGTTTATTTGTTATACCAATTGGCGTAGGTGTTGCAAAATTCACAGCTGGTTTTTCTTCCATTGAAGTTTCTGGAGCAACAGTAGCAACACTAGCATTTGCATCCATTGGTCTGCTAGATGACATTTTAAGCTTTGCTAAGAATAATAACCATGGTCTATCTTCACAGATAAAATTATTCTTGGAG GTAGCTGTTGGGACCTTGTTTGCTTTTTGGTTGGACACTGCAAGTATATCATCACCCTACAGCAT GAAATTTTTGATTCCTTTGCCTGCACCACTGGGTCTTGTGTGCCTTGGGAAATGTTACTTATTGTTGACTTCATTTTGTTTTGTTTCCATGGGAAGTGGAGTCGACTTAACAGATGGGCTTGATGGGCTAGCTGGTGGGACTGCTGCAGTGGCTTTTGTAGCAATGTCGATTGCAGTGCTACCAATATGTTCAG AACTTGCTATTTTTGGAGCATCAATGGCTGGCGCCTGTGTTGGCTTTCTGTTGCACAACCGATACAGAGCATCTATATTTATGGGAGATACAGGATCCCTGGCATTGGGTGGAGGATTAGCTGCAATGGCTGCTTGTACTGGAATGTTCTTTCCATTATTTATTTCATCAGGATTCTTTGTCCTGGAAACATCATCTGTTATTATGCAG GTAGCATACTTCAAGGCAACCAGGTGGTTGAGGGGATCTGGGCGCCGCTTGTTTCGGATGGCACCTTTTCATCATCACCTAGAATTATGTGGGTTTGAAGAGCCAACCATTGTTGCTGGTGCATACTTTTTGTCGTGCCTGTTGGCTTTAGTTGCTGGGTATGTCGGTTTGATATCGGTTTAG